The following DNA comes from Verrucomicrobiota bacterium.
GACGACGAACGGCGCTTCGTTCAGCGCGCTCCAGACGCCGCCGCTCAAGGCGCGCGACTTGATGTGAACGCTCTCGTTCAATGCCAGCGGCGCGTTATAGACGGAAGCCGAAGAAGAAACCGCGCCGCCGATGAGGCGCGGATCGCTCCCGTCGCGCGTGTGGTAAATCGTCCCGGCCGGCGCGCTGATCACGAGGGTGAACCCGCGCTGAATACCACCCCCGTGCTGGCTGAACGACGGCGCGGCGACGTTCGGATAAAGATTCTTGGCCTTGAGCTGATTCAGCACGATCCCGGTGCGCCGGGGCAAATAATTGTTCAGGATGTTGTTGATCGCGGGCGCCCAATGGGCGTTGCGGGTGAGCGGAGACGTGGGCCGTTTCGCGTCGCCCCAGCGCGCCGACTCCCCAACGACCGCGCTGTCGATCTCGGCCTTTCGCGCCAGGAACATCGCGCGCGCGGTTTCGGGCGTGAGCACGCCGCGGTTGAAAAAATGGCGATGAATGTGGTCCGCCATCAGCATGCGAAATTCGGCGCTGGCCTGGAGCTTTTGCCAAATCCACTGCGGGCTGCTCTTGGTGACCGAACTGTCGCCGGCCGGATACGGTCCGGTCCGATCCTGATTGATGTTTAAGAGCGTGTGCTCAGCGTCGTGAGCGAAGAACCGGAAGCCGTCGGCGCCGTTTCGATTCCGGATTCCGTACCAATTGTTGGGGCTGGTGTTGCTCAGGAAATTTGAAATCGGCGCGTCGAGGTTTCCGCCGTAGAGGATCACGAGCATGTAATCGATCAGGTTCGGCACATCGAGCAGGACCGGGTAATTGGGATTGCGCGTGCCGTCCGGATTCCGGCCTTGAATCCGCCAGTACACCTCATCCGTGACGCCGGCCTTGACGGTGTTGTAGAGCTGCGTCCAGGCGGTCATGTTGCCGTCGGTCGCAACGAGCGCATAAGGGCCCGCCTCGACTTTGATCACGTCATAGTCTTCTTTCCTCCCGCCGAAGTAGGTTTCGCCATAAGAGGCTTCAGGGCGTTCGCAAGTGTTGAAGAGGCCCCAGTACTGGCCGTTGATGTAAAGGTGATAAAAATTGCCGCGCTCGCCCTGGTGGCCCATGGCCAATTGCGCGTCGCGGGAAAACTGGTCCCGCAGGAAAACGCCATTGGCGTCCCCCTGAAAACTCCACGAGTAATTCTGGAACGTGCGCAGGTCGATGTTATCGAACGAATCTGTCCCCGCATCGCCGAAAAGCGGATACTTCAGCTTCGGCGCGCCGTAGTCGTCGCGAAAGAAAAACCGGAAGGCGTGCTTGGGATTATTCGAACTGCGGCTGAACCCGCCGCGAATTCGGATGCCGGCGTTGATTTGGAAGCCGGTCTTGCCGTCGGGATAAATCAGCTCCAAGGAAGTCGGGCGTTCCCAGGCTCGGCCTTCCTGACCTGCGTTCGCGTAAATGCCGCGCGTTGGATCGAACAGATCTTTCAAGTCCAGGACGATGGAGAAACTGGGCAGCGATTTGAGGTCGTTCTTGATCGTGCTGCTGTAGAGCGGGTTGTTCACGACATCCGGGTCCATCCCGTAGTCGCGGACGTTGGCGCCCCAGGAACTCGGCCAGCCTTGAGGCGGTTGTCCGTCCGAGGCCTGCCGAATCACGTCGTCCAAGAAAATATAGGTCTGCGTGTCGATGTTCGAGGGGAGATGGCCCGTCTTGAATGCCGCCGCGCGCAGCGTCGTCGTGCCGCTGATCCGAATCGGAGCCGTGTAATCCATCCCGTTCGTCAAGGAAGGAGGCAGGCCGTTGAGCGTATAACGGATGAGGGCGTCCGCCGTGGCCGTGCGGATGGTGAGATCAAACGGCGCATCGTAGAATCCACGGTCGTGGCTGAATTTAGTGTCGGCGACCCCCGCAATGAATCCGGCCCCGCCGTTTGCCGTTCCCGGAGTCGGTTTGGCAAAGTAGTAGTTCGTCCCTTGATAATCGCCGTAAGAAATGTCCGCGAACTGTTCCGGGAAGTCCCCATTAAATTCCGACGCCACGGTCACGCCATCCGCCATCACCAGCGCCAGATACTCGCCTCCGGCGTCGAGACTGAAGTTGGCGTGCAACTCCGATCCGGCCACGGCGCGGTCCTTTCCCGAGGCGAAAACGACAAGATAGCCGTTGGGCGCCAGCGTCACGGCGGGGAATTGCCATTTGGCGGGAACATTCCTCGAATCGGTGAGATACCACCCGGAGAGATTGACGGACGCGCCGCCGGCGTTGCGAATCTCGATCCAATCGGAGTACTCCCCGTTGCGGTCGCGGAGGGTTTTGTTGTTATTGGCCATGAACTCCGAGATGGATACTTGCGCAGGAACGGCCAAAGTTGCTCCCAAGAAGCCCATTAACCCAGCCAAACTGCTCATTGCACGTTTCATCGGGCGAATTCTTTAGCAGGTTATGCGCCAGCCTCAACAGGGGATAGAACACGTGCGCCGAAGCCGCAACCGCAGCCGTTGAATCGTTACAGCGTTACAAGGTTAAATCGTTAAATCGGTTAAATGGTAGGGCGAGTCCGTCCCCGGCGAGCCGTGTCCGACGTATCGGGAACTCGTTGGACTCGGCTCGCTGGGGACAGGCTCGCCCTACCGTCTGGTTCATGGGCAGCCTGCTTGGTTTCAGAGCCATGCTCTCGCCCCATGAACCTGTCCTACCGTCCGGTTCATGGGAAGAATTGCTGATTGGGAACACGTTTTAGGAGGCTCGCCGCGGACAGGCTCGCCAAGTCAAACTGAGCATCGCTGGCATTGAACGCAATTTCGCCAATTTCGCCGCTTCGCTTCTCGATGCGTTGGGATTACACTCCAGAAGATTAATGCGACTGCGATTCTTGATCGGGTATGCCTTGGTGTTCGGCGTTCCAGCCGTGATCTTCATGGTCCAGCTTCGGAAAGTGCGCGAGATCAAGGTGGGCGGCAAGCCGGTCGTTGCCTGGGCCCTCGAATTGAATGGGCCGGGCGACCGCAAGCCCGCGGAAGATGTGTTCCGGCAAATCGGTCCGCAGGCGGTCCCCAATCTCATCGAGGCTCTGGAACAGAAAGACTCGATTTTCAAAAAGCCCCTGCTCGCGGTTTCGCAGCATTTGCCGGACAGTTTGCGAATCGGGCTCTTCAAGACCGTGCGCCCCGAAGAAGCCGAACAATTCAGGGTGGGAGCCGCCACCGCGCTGGCCATCATGGGCGAGAAAGCCACTTCGGCCATTCCCGTTTTGGGCAAAGCACTCCGCGACGCCAATCAGGCCGTCTGCATGCAATCGGCCCGCGCGCTGGGAAGGACCGGGCGGCCCGGAGTTCCGGAATTGGTGAAGGCGCTGAAGGAAGGCCAGAATCAGGCGCGGCTGCTCGCGATGTATGGATTAGGAATCGCCGCTTCCGAGGCCGACGCGGCTGTGCCAGCACTGATTGAAGCGCTCGCAGACAAGAATCTCCAGATTCGCGAAAGCGCCTTCCAGACTTTGAGCAATATCCGACATCCGGCAACCGTGGCTGCAATCCTTCCGAAGCTGAACCACGGAGACTCTTATG
Coding sequences within:
- a CDS encoding HEAT repeat domain-containing protein, translated to MRLRFLIGYALVFGVPAVIFMVQLRKVREIKVGGKPVVAWALELNGPGDRKPAEDVFRQIGPQAVPNLIEALEQKDSIFKKPLLAVSQHLPDSLRIGLFKTVRPEEAEQFRVGAATALAIMGEKATSAIPVLGKALRDANQAVCMQSARALGRTGRPGVPELVKALKEGQNQARLLAMYGLGIAASEADAAVPALIEALADKNLQIRESAFQTLSNIRHPATVAAILPKLNHGDSYVRLNVAKCLGSMGPWAREAIPGLIEAIKDDSSAVRANAAEALGRIRPSAENVIDALTRALADPEPDVRANAASGLGNGGLASAVAVPHLIDRLKDADAGVRGAAALALGALGPKANPAAAPLRELAKDPDAQVRAKAEQALERIQK